The DNA segment CGGAAAAGGGCTGATTTCCCCCTCGCAATAACCTATTTGTCCGCGGACTTTTTGGCGAATGGCAAAAACCGTTCCGAAAGGGCTTGAAGGCGCTGGGGTCGAGAGTTTATATTGATTCGCTTTCGACCATTGCAGCGACGAAGAGAGTGAGGCGTTTGCCGTGAAGGTTCGCGCGAGCGTAAAGCGCATTTGCGAGAAGTGCAAGATCGTTCGCCGCCGCGGCGTGGTCTACGTCGTCTGCAAGAGCGATCCCCGTC comes from the Pirellulales bacterium genome and includes:
- the rpmJ gene encoding 50S ribosomal protein L36, which encodes MKVRASVKRICEKCKIVRRRGVVYVVCKSDPRHKQRQG